GTCGGTCTGGCTACTGTGGCTATTTCCGATTCCTTTAATCGCCTGGCAATGGTTGTAGGTTGGGGAGGATTTTTCCCCGGACTTATCACCTCATTTATTCTCATTTTAGGACATACATTAAACATCTTACTCGGTCCGATGTCAGTGCTTGTGCATGGAGTAAGACTTAATCTACTTGAATTTTGCAACCATCTTGAGGTAAAATGGATAGGCTTTCCCTACAAGCCCTTAAGGAATAAGGAGGAAGACCATGGGAGATTTGTTAGGACAATTTAAAGATTTGGGATTAGGGGCAGTGCTTGCCTTTTCTGCTCTGGGTTCAGGTTTAGGTGCGGGAGTAGCAGGAATGTCGGCAATTGGCGCTTGGAAAAAAGCCTTTGCTCAAAATAAAATTGCTCCCTTTCTCATGGTTGCTTTTGTAGGTGCACCTTTAACCCAGACCATTTACGGCATGATTCTGATGAACAGAATGGCAGATTTAATTTCTCAAGGGAGTTTTTTGTGGGGCATAGGAATTCTTTCGGGATTAGCAATGGGAATTTCCGCTTTAATGCAAGGAAAAGCAGCTGCGGTTGCCTGCGATGCATTGGGAGAAACTGGGAAAGGTTTTGGTAACTACATTGTGGTTTTGGGAATTATTGAGACCGTGGCTTTATTTGTGATGGTGTTCACCTTGGGTATTTTAGCCAAGTTTTAGGATTTCTTAAAAACGATGGGCGATTAGCTCAGCCTGGGAAGAGCACTTGACTTACATTCAAGGGGTCAGAGGTTCAAATCCTCTATCGCCCAAATTGGCGCATGGCGGTTAGGGTATAACTCGTATAAATTGTTATTTCTTTTTAGAGAAAATTTTCGTAAAATATACAAACTCTCTTCACACTATAAACGGTAATTTGTAAACTGATTTCGGGCCCGTGGTGCAGCCTGGTTCAGCACGTCAGATTGTCGATCTGAAGATCGCGAGTTCAAATCTCGTCGGGCCCGCCAGTTGAGAAATGGAGCGTAAGAAAGAAAGTCCCTATAGGGACTTTCCGACGAGAAAACGAGGCGGCGCTCTTTTAAAAATAAGGTAATAGTCACCCATTTCGTACCAAATTTTTGTTGAAAGGAGCATGTTTTAATAACTTAAATATCGTAGGTAAAATGTCTTCATATCTATGATTAAATCTAAACGAAATTTCGCTCAAATAAAAAATGGAAAAACTTTTTAGGAATTCCCCTATACTGATAAAGCCAGTGTTTTGCATAACTCCAGAACCCTTCTATGCTATTAATATGGTCTCTGCCTTTGGGTTTTCCTTTCTCTTTGCTAACAACAACATGCTCGCCTCGCAAAGCAAGTGTTGCATACGCGTGCCAATCATCAGTGTAGTAAAGAGATCCTGGCTTTGTATGATATTGTATCAACTTTTGAACAATATCATTTTTTCTTTTGGCAATAGGAAATACCCGTATCATACCATTCCGTTTCAAAATACCAAAAACAATAATTTTACCACAAGCACCCCAACCACGTTTACCAGGTCTTTTACCTCCAAATGTCGTCTCATCACACTCAATTTCACCTGTAAGTGGTTCGCAACATTCTTCTCTAATGCTCAACAACTTGCGAATAACTGTAAAAAATCTCTTGATTGTCTTATAAGATATTTTAGTTCTAAACCTGAGCCGATAACCAGGAACTCCCAAAACAAAATATTCCAAAAGTTTCTTTTTATCCTTTTCAGATATCCTAAAGGAATCCCAGATACTCTTAAAAGTATATATGTATCTACATTTGTGACACTTAAATCTGTTATCTTTACATTTCCATGCCCAGTGGTGTCCACATTTTGGACATTGCCGTTTCATATACAGATATTTTACATAATTTTTGGTTCGTTTTCATTACCTATTACCTTATTTTATCGCTTAAGGGCAGAGGCGGACGAGCGACACCTTAATTTACTTGTTAAAGAGCGAGGACGCAGTCTCAGCCTTTGGCGGGACTGGCCGAATGAGATTACTTGTAATTATAAAAATAGGTTCGAACTTTGTTTAAAAGGCACCGAAAAATCTTGTTGAGGGATAACATCTTTAACAAATGAAATTACAGATAAAATTTATTATTTTCGGTCTTCTGTTGCTCGTGTTTTTTGGCTCGGCGATTTTCTTCTACCAGCGTTATCAAGAGACATCCCTGTTTAAATTATTCAATTCCACGGCTGAAGAAAGGATATTCAGTTTTGACCGAATCCTTGAAATAAAAGGGGAGACCTTAAAGAGCCTTGCTTTTGATTATACCTTTTGGGATGAGATGGTGGATTTTGTCAAGACAAAAGACAGAGATTGGGCAGAACAAAACATTAAAGAAGGCATAAAATCTTTTGGCGTAGACACTGCCTGGGTATATACAGAAGAATTTGACTGCATTTATTCAACCTGTAATCCCCAAGGCGGACAATGTGGGTGCCTGCCTTTAGAAAAAAAGCCCTGAGGAGTCTCTTTCAAAATAACCAGCGTTTCTGTCATTTCTTTATTCTTAATGAAGATAAGTTATGGGAAATCCGAGGGGCGAGTATCCATTCTACCCTTGATATAAAAAGAAAAGAATCTCCCGCGGGTTATTTCTTTGCCGCCCGGCTCTGGGATGAAGACTATATAAATGAACTTGCACGTATAACCCGGACTAAGATTAAATTGGTTTTTTCTCCGAAAGAATCAATCGCCGCTTCTAAGGCCACGACCGCGAGAGGTTTAATCACCTTTTTTAGAAAACTTCCCTCCTGGGATAATCAGGCTGCGGCTTATCTACAAGTAGAGATAACATCTCCTTTTATTTTGGCGTTAGCAGGTATATTAAAAGGGGATTTCTTTACGTTCATTATCTTTTTTGGATTCATATTTGTTGTCATTACCTTGGCAATTTTTAGATGGGTGAGTCATCCCCTGCGGCTAATTACCCGTGCCTTGAATAAAAACGACGCCGCCCATTTAGAACCTCTTAAGGACAATAAAGACGAATTTGGTGTTTTATCGCGCATTTTAACCCGATTTTTAAGCGAAAAGGATGGATTACAATATGAAATTAATGAGCGCAAGAAAATAGAATCAATGCTGCGCGAAAGCGAAAGACGCTATCGGCTTCTGGCAGAAAACACCAAAGATATTATCTGGACAACCGACCTGAAATTAAATTTTACTTATATTAGCCCCTCCTGCAAGGAAATCTTAGGTTATCTTCCGGAAGAGTTAATCAACCAGCCGGCAGGTAAAATCTTAAGCCCCACGAGTATTATAGAGGCAGGCAGGGTATTAAAAGAAGAATTGCTGCGAGAAATCTTGCCCCAAAAAGATTTAGGACGCTTCCGCCGGATAGAACTTGAACATATCCGCAAAGACGGCTCATCGGTTTTTTGTGAATTGATAGTGACATTTTTACGCGATGAAAAAGGCAAGGCAACAGGCATTCTGGGAGTCACCCGCGATATTACCGAGCGCCGCAGGATGGAGGAGGAATTAAGAGAAAGCGAGAGATCACTTCGTCAGGCGCAAAAACTGGCACATTTAGGAAGCTGGAAATATGTCCCTTCAGAAAATAAAACCATCTGGTCAGAAGAGATGTTTCATATTTACGGACTTACGCCAAAAGATGAGGCGCCCTCCTTTGAAGTTTTAAAAGAGATGGTTTATGAAGAAGACCGCCAGAATTGGCTTAAAATGTTAGATGCCGCCAGACATTCAGGCAGATTCCATAATTTTGAATACCGCATTGTCAGACCCGATGGTCAGATTCGCTGGCTTTTGGCAGAACAGTCTATTCAGCCAAAGACCGATGATTCACCCCGGATAATTTATGGCACAGTGCTGGACATAACCGAACGCAAGCGATACGAAGAAGAGTTGCTCGCAGCACACAACCGACTCAAATCCCTTCAAGAGCAACTTATTCAGGCGGAAAAATTGGAGGCGGTCGGTCGGCTTGCCGCCGGTGTTGCCCACGAGGTAAAAAATCCTTTAGGGATAATTTTACAGGCGGTTAATTATCTGGAAGAAAAATCAGCTTTAGGGAATCAGGAGATCCTGAAGATGATAAAAGATAATATCCGGCGGGCGGATAATATCATCAGTTCTTTAGTTGACTTCTCCCGTGCTACTAAGCTAACTTTGGCAGCCGAAAATATAAATGCGATATTGGAGAATTCAGTTAAACTTATTCAGCCACGGGTTAGATTGGAGAACATAGAAATAATTAGGCAATTTCAAGATAAACTCCCTTTTGTTCTAGTTGATAGGATAAAGATGGAGCAGGTCTTTGTGAATATTTTGGTAAATGCGGTTGAGGCAATGCCCGAAGGCGGTAAGATTTATTTACGTACCTACAAAAAGAGATTGGATAAACCTTCGTTGCGTATTGGAGACGAAAAAGAAGATTATTTTAGGATAAATGAAGACGCCGTCGTTGTGGAAATAGAAGATACTGGTAAGGGGATTGCCGAGAGTGAATTAAAGGAAATCTTTGAGCCATTTTTTACCACCAAATGCCCTGACCATGGCACGGGTTTAGGTCTGGCGGTAAGCAAAAACATCATTGATTTGCATAAAGGGCTCATTGAGGTAAAAAGCAAAGTTGGCCAAGGCACCTGCGTAATTATTACCTTAAAGATAGCCGATACCCCTTCTCACACCTCGTAGGTGTGTAAGGTTAAAAAAGGAGGCGCGATGCCGAAAAAAATAAGGGTCTTGGTGGTCGATGATGAAGAGGATTTTTTAAGAATCGCAAAATTAAATCTGGAAGAATCAGGAAGATTTGAGGTCATGACCCTGACAAGCGCCAAGAATCTAATCGAAAATGTGCATATCTTTAAACCGGATTTAATTCTTATGGATTTAATTATGCCGGGAATCGGCGGCATTGAGGCATGTGAGATGTTAAATAACGACCCCTTGGGTCAAAAGATTCCGATCATTGTTCTTTCTGCTTTAGATAAAGACGCTGATAAACTGGCTGCCTATAAAAAGGGTGCGGTGGGCTATCTGACAAAGCCGATAGAAAAGAAGGATTTGATTGCCAAGATCGAAAAAGCCCTGTCAACCAAAATAAAAGATACGCCTTAGGAAGAAAGAGGCCGCGGATAAGAAAAAGATAATGTCAACCGAAGCCAGAACTTCTGTAAATAACTTTCTTAAGGAAGATCTAATCTACCGTTAGCTTAGGATTTTGTGCGCTGTATTTATAGGCGTTCGTCGCCGTTTCCTCGCTTATCTTAAAGGTCCTTGCTATTGCCTTAGGCGATGTTCCAGCACAAAGGCAATTCTTCTATTTTTTTTGCCAATTTTTGATATAATGGGTTTTGTTTAAGCGCTTGGATTATAATTTTTACCACGATTTCTTATGCCGTGCGGATTGGTTTATTAGTTGTAGAAAAGTTCTAGAATTTTTCTGTTAAGCAAGTTTCATAAGGAGAATAAAGATGGATAGAGGAAGGATTGCTATAGAGAATGAAATTTTAGATAAATTAGCGGGAAAGGTTTTTTGCTGCAGGACCTTACGAATAAGCGCGACGTTATTTTTCAAGTTTTTATGGAAGTTTATAATTCTTCCTCTTGTCAGGCGTTTATGAAGAGAACGGGAGGATTGGAATTAGAGAAATTTTTTAACGAATTTATGTCCTACGGAATAATCGAGGAATTTTTACGCGATCCGGAAGTGGAAGATATAATGATAAATTACCTGTCTCCTATATAGGTGCATAAGACGCGGCAGGATATGATTGCTACGGATAAAAAATTTTCTTCGCGTGAAGAATTAGAATTATTTATTAAAAAACTGGTTATCTTTTCCGGAAGAAAGCATATTGGCAAGATAAATAACGTGTAATTGGCGGAGATAAAGGGGAGGGCAATATTGCGTATTCTCCTTTTGGGCCGCAGATCACTATTACCCGTGCTAAAGAAAAACCGCTGAGCATCATAGAATTAATCAAAAGTGAGACTTTAAGTTTAAATCTAGCAGCGCAGCTTTGGCTGTATGTGGAGGGGCTAAATGTTAAACCGGCAAATATAATTATTGCCGGAGGGCCCGGGTCAGGCAAGACCACGCTTCTTAATGCGCTTTTTAGTTTTATTCCTGCTAAAGAAAGAATTATAGTTATAGAAGATACATTACGTATGCGCCCTGATAGAGTAATTGTCGGAGAGGTGCGAGGCAAGGAGGCACAGGATTTAATGACAGCGATGAATATTGGCAAGTATTGCATGGGGACATTGCATGCTTCCACGCCTAGAGAAACGGTAATACGGCTTGAAAGCGAGCCGATGAATGTGCCCAGTGTATTAGTAAATTTAGTGGATGTCTTTGTTGTTATGCGCCGTTATAAGATAGACGGGGAAATTAAACGCGTTATAGGTGAAGTAGCCGAAACTGCCTTTCTAGAGGGGACTTCCGACGGTTATGCCCAGTTTGGGATAACCTGGTAAAAGGGCGATTCGGAGTAAGTATAAAAGGCGGAGAAAATTCTTCTCCGCCTTTTGTTTTGAGGATAATCTTTAAGTTTAATCCCCTATAAGCTGTAGCTAACCTTACTTAAGTAATTTATCTTCAGAGTCTTAAGTAAGATACCCTCTCAAAAGTTTACACCCTGAACCAAAAGTATACACTTTTAAGCAAGCGGTATCTCACCCTGTTTCCTATTCCAGCCGTCCTGAGTAAGAAACCCTTTCTTGGCCTCACCGTAGTAATCCGAACCGAGGATAAAGTTTATTCCTATCTCAGGAAAGCACACACTTTGTAATTTTTTAGATGTTCACTTAATAACTTCTTTTCCCCATTGGAAACCACCACATATCTAATATATGATTATATAGCCTCGCAGATTTCACACACTAAATAAGGGGCAATGTCAACAAAAAACTTTTATAAAGAAAAAAATAATTCCCCCTTGACAATTTAGGAAAAGTATGCTATAATTAGTTTGGAAGTTTTAAAAAGGGAGCCGGCCTAAAGTAATTCCGGTGCAAGGTAGCCGGGGTATTATACGGTTATCCCGGCGAAGGAGATAGATGTGCAGAGAAACAAGTTTAACCAAAAAGAAGGTGTAAGATGAAGAAGTTATTAATGGTTACAATTTTACTAGCAGGGTTGGCGAATTTAAGTAGCTTAACTTTGATTAGAATAACAGATGCTTATTTTCCTCCTCTTGGAGGAAAATTAGGTCAAATTCCTCTCTTGGGAAACGATCCCCCTGAATTACCGTTGATGGTACCAACTTCTTCTCAGGATACTACACATTTACCAGAACCCTCAGTTTCCGAAAATGAGAGGATTTTTTATTGGAAACGAACTTATTTGACTATAGGTGGATATGGTGTTGAAAATATAGGATTTTATACTGAAATTTTGCCAATTTTTTATGAAATAATATATTCACAAGAAAATTCTGAGAGATGTATATCCTTACTACCTGTTTTGTCTCGGGTATTGCCTCTGTCAATGAGCTTAATGATTGACACAGTCAATGAGGTTGTGGCACTTGTGCACATATTAAAGGTAGTTGCAGAAAACACTGCAAATGATAAGGAGGCTTGTGAAGTTTTTAACGAAGCTTGGAGAAACATAGATTTACATGATATTGATATGTTAGGGAGTATGGATAGATATATTTCAAGTAAATTTAGGACAGAATCCTCACCATCTATTCCTCCCTATATTGAAACAGCCTTGGTCTGGATTTTGAAAGGAGCTTTTGCAGAAGAATATAGAAGAGATATGGATGCAGAAGATTGCTATCAATATGCGATTGCTTGGCTTAAGCGTGGATTGGGCTTAGATATTGGTAACATAGGTTCTGAAGAAGAACAGCAAAAACTCGAAGAATATTTCTCAAATGATACAAACCTAGACTTAATGGGGAAGATTTATGGGATTATGCTTGCAACTGCTTACAAAAATTTAGCTCGTTGTTATTTTTCCGTTTGTTCAAAAAATAAGGAAACCTTAGAAAAATCATTACAGATAGCAAAAAGTGCTAAAGTAATATTGGAGGCAAGTAAGGGAAAGATTTTCTTTACGAACTCGGCAGTATATTTTAATATAGCTCAAATATATAATAATCTCTGGACCTTAGCAGAGACTGAAGAAGAAAGACAATATTACTTAGAAAATGCTACAGATTATTATTTAAGAAGTTTGGAATCTTTGAGATTCAAATTAGATGAGTACGTTGACTTATTCTGGTATCATTTTTGCCGTAACGACTTATTAGTCTCTGCCTATTTTACTCTTGGAGAAAAGTTTAAGGAAAGAATATTAATGGCAATTGCAAACAGTATGAGATTAGAGAAAAATGGGAGATATATGGAAATAAATAGCGAAGTATTTTCCGTCTTAATTAAAAATCCTAAAATATTCAAAGATCTTTTAGATTCTCCTTATATTAATAACGATCTTTTAGTAATGAGAAGTAGTTATAGTGGTGTTGGATTTGCTTCTAGTGATAATTGGCTACAATTGTTGAAAGCTCTTTTTAAAAGCGATGTTTTCCCTACTGAAGAAGTTGCTATAGAGTGGGCAAGCAATAATCCCTATATACAATTTTTGGTGGGAAGATATAAAAAGATATTTTCTGATACTTCATATTTTGTAAAGGCTCTGAGGTCTTTCTAGAAAATAAAAATAAAATAGTGTGTATAAAAGTTATTCTTCGCGAATTAACTAAAAGATTTTAAAAGTTTGATAATAAGGAAAACAATCGGAATAACAATAGTAAGAGTAAGGGTGGTTTTTATTATAAATTTTATTTGGCACGGCCAGGAAGAGAGGATATTTAAAATTTAATTAATAAATAAAGGAGGAAGAGATGAGAGGAAATATTTTATATTTAGGGTTCTTGGCGGTAGTAGTATTAGCGATGTTAGAAGCTCGTAGTTTAGCTCAAGAAACATCCATCCTGAAAAAAAAGAAAGAGAAAGAAAATCCTAGAGATATAGAGCCAATTTTATCTTCCGATAATAATGGTAGGCAAGGATTGGATACTCTTTTTGCTCTACTACAACAACTACAACAACCAAAAGATTCGGATAGAGAATGGCAACAAAAAAGCGTTAGTCTGAAACCCGAAGAACAAATTTCTGTTGCTGATTTAATAAATGGCCTTGTCTTGTCTAACAATCGAGCTATTATTCACGAAAGTAATACTTTAGTAATGGAATATTATAAATCCAGTTTTAGTGGAAAAAGCTATATCTATATATATATTCGACCTCCTATAATGGAAACTTCTATGGTTACCTTAGTAGTAGATGCTAATACTTTGAAGATAATAGAGGTTTTAGCATTTAAGCCAAGAGGTATAGTAGCTGTAAAATTAGATTCTGATCCTGATATGCCACTACGTGACTGGATTTGGAAAGTTTTAGATTTACCAAAAGTAACTCCTGAAATGTTAACCCGAGTCCAACTATGGGAGGATGCGCTGCAAAGACATAACGCTGAGCTTGCAGAAATAGTTCCCCAGAAGGATCGTATTCGTTTACCAATGTTTCTCCCCCCTAACGGAAGTTATGTTACAGTGTTACAAAGAGAAGCAGGAATTACTAGTGCTGAGACTAACCAGCCCTATTTACTTACTTTTGGAGCTGGGCCTTGTGTTATTGTTACATTATACGATCCCAACACAAAAATTGGTACATTAATTCATTTTGATGCAATTTCAGATATCAGAGGAGCACTGGGAAAGGTAATATACCATATGAAAATAAACGGAGCAAATATTGAAAGACTGGAAGCAAGAATAATCGGTGGAAATACAGGTTCTTCTGAGGAATTGATCTACCAGATTTATAAAGCATTAGAATCAATTGGAGGGATACAGATTGTAGAAAAAGATATCTTGGGTTTTGAATCACGTTCAATTATCATGGATACTAACACAGGCGAGATTTATGATCTGGTAGGAACTCCTTTTGTTGATCCCCTTAGACTTCAATTGATGGCGATAAATTTGTCTCCTGAAGTTGTATTAGTGAGAGAAGGGTTGATAAAGTAAAGTGCTAAAACAGGTTTAATTCAAGTGGTTCCTACAAGTAAACTTTTGTTTCTAATCGGAAACGGAAATTGCTCAAGGAATATCTTGTCTAATATCTTTATTAGTAGTAACTTACACACCTTCCGTCTCTAAAGAAACTGATATGTAAAATAATTTTACTCTTCGGGAACGCGCATCTCTCTCCTTAATTGTGTCTTTTAGCACCTCTATAGCATAAGTATCTGTAATTACTGGAGTTAAATCTTAGACAAAACCTGTTTATTTCTCTAAATTTCTGGCACAATTCTTGCTAAAGAATAAAATAGAAGCACACCTTGACAAAAAGAGAAATATGTGGTATAATTTATATAAAAAGAAAAAGGAAAACGACTTAAATAAGGTATAAATATATTTATTTTTTTGTCCAATGATTAAAGAGTTTAAAAAAGTTGTTAGGAAATTGCGAGAACCTAAAAGCCTAAGCTGGCTTATAGTTGTTATTTTATTAGCGATAATAACCAATCCCGTATTAGCCCAAGATTGGCCATTTGGACCAAGTTTCTTAGATATTGTGCCTGTGAGTCCGATAAACCAATATATAGGATATAAAATTGTTTCAGGTATGGGTGAGGAATTTACAGCAAAATATTTAACTAATCTAGCAGAAACTTATCCGGGTAGAGTATACATAAAACCATACAGAGGTCCATATGAAGGAGAAACAGTAGAGGTTTTACCGGAATATAAGCCTTACGGAGATATGGATATCCGTTGGAAATTAGCCCACCCGTGGCCGTGGATTTGGGGTGACTATTATGTAAAAATACGAAGAGTTAATGGTGAAGAGGATTGGTGTAATGTTAATAAAGACTGGGACAAGGTTATTTGGGTTCCTCGGACATTTGAACAAAGTAAAACAACCATAAGTAATTTATCCCATAATCCTGATATGCCTCATACCTTTGAAGAAAGAGGGATGAGACGCCCCCCAAAAGTTTCTGAGTTACCAAAACTCTATCTAGAAGCTGCTTCGGTTCGAGCTTTTTGGGCAAATGGTCGGGGTCTTACTGATAGAAAACTTGAGTTAATTTGGGAAGAGGCACAGAAGACAGCTATTTATAAAAAGGGTAGCTATCCTTTTGGAGAAGAAGATAAAATAGGAGACCTTGGGTTTAAAATTGATCCTTTTATTCTATTAGCGATCCTCGGAGCAGAAGGAACTGGTTCATTTGATACTAATAATAGCCTGCCGGACGATGATTTTATAAGAGATTTAGCCAAAGCAGGTAATCTTTTGAGGCAGTTAATCAAAGCTTGGATAGATAATGGTAAACCAGGTGATTGGTTACATTGGGTTTGGCGGGGAAACGCGGGTTCGAAATTTATAGGAGGATATGCGGAGGGGGAAGAGTGGTATAGAAATGTAAGATCCATGTACGACTATAGGCTTCAATACAATGAGGACGAATTAAGACGATTGATGGCAGATAGACGTTAAGTATTTATAGGATTTGATAGCCATCTTCGATTTTATAAAATAATCATTTTACTAAGAAATCAAAATAAAAAGTCATTTTTTAGTTTAGAGAAAAATAAATTCTCAACCCTTTTTTATCTTTTCCTTGCCATCTTTAACTCAATTCTGCTACAATAAAATATTTAATAATTAAACCCCCACATTTTTAAAGCCATGTCTGAAAATTTTACCCCGATGATTAATCAGTATCTGGAGATAAAAAAGGATTATCCCGATTCCATTCTTCTCTTTCGCTTGGGCGATTTCTATGAAATGTTTTTTGAAGATGCGAAAATCGCCTCAAGGGTTTTAAACATTACCCTAACTTCTCGTGAAGCAGGAAAAAATCGGCGTGTTCCGATGTGCGGAGTTCCTTACCATGCGGTAGATAATTATCTTTCCCGCCTTTTAAATGAAGGCTTTAAAGCGGTGATTGTAGAACAGGTTGAAGACCCAAAATTAGCCAAAGGAATTGTAAAGAGAGAAGTGGTACGAGTTGTTACTCCCGGTACTTTGACTACCGATAACCTTTTAAGGAGTAGCTTTAATAATTATATTGTCGCCTTGAATAAAAAAGAAAATCTCTTTGGTTTAGCAATTGCCGACATTTCTACCGGAGAATTTAGAATTACTGAAGTTGACGCCATAGAAAGATTCTTGGCCGAGATTTTTCGGCTTGAGCCCAAAGAAGTGCTTGTTCCCCACGCTTTCAAGGGAGATGAATCCTTTCAGAAAAGTTTTTTATCGGTTTTGCCTAAGTCAATTACTTATTATGAAGATTGGCTTTTTTCTTATGAAACCGCATATAATTTTCTTATTCGCCATTTTAATGTCGAGAGTCTTTTAGGTTTTGGTTGCGATGGTTTAGAAGTAGCCATTGGTTGTGCAGGGGCGCTTATCAAATATTTGGAAGAAACCCAAAAGTCCTCTCCCCGCCATATAAATCGTTTAAGTTTCTATTCAATCTCCGATTACATGCTTTTAGACTATGCTACGCAGAGAAATTTGGAACTGGTTAAAAACCTTTCTGAAGGAGCAAAAGAAAATACTTTATTTTATATTTTGGACAGGACTTTAACGCCCATGGGAAAACGACTTCTTTCCCAATGGCTCCTTCAGCCTCTAAAAGATACCAAAGTCATAAATAGGCGTCTCGATGCGGTGGATGAATTTTGTAAAAATAGTTCTTTGCGCCATAGCTTAAGGGAAAAATTAGAGCATATTCAGGATTTAGAACGTTTTGCCTCGCGTATCAGTTTGAAAATTACTTCTCCAAAAGATTTGGTTTCTTTAGCCAATTCCCTAAAAGTGGTAAAAGAGATAAAGAGAGAAATAAGTCAAGTAAACTCTTCTATTTTAAAAGAGATTCAAGAGAGACTGGATTGTATAGAGGAGGTGATTAATTTAATTGAAAGAGCGATTGTAGATGAGCCACCACACTCTTTGAGGGAGGGCGGGATAATCAAAGGTGGTTTTAATAAAGAACTCGACGAGTTGCGAGAAGTATTAAGGGGAGGAAAATCTTGGATTGCAGACCTGCAAAAGAGAGAAATCCAACGCACAGGAATTAACTCTTTGAAGGTAGGGTTTAATAAGGTCTTTGGTTATTATATTGAAGTAACTAAGCCCAATCTTAAATTTGTCCCTTCCGATTATATCCGCAAACAAACCTTGGTTAATTGTGAACGTTTTATTACTCCCGAATTGAAAGAGTATGAGGCAAAAATTTTAAATGCCGAAGAAGAAATAGATATTCTGGAATACAGAATTTTTACGGATATTCTGGACAAGCTTTCTCAATTTGTCCCCAAGATTCAAGAGGCCGCGAGGAATATTTCTCTCTTAGACTGTTTTTCTTCTCTGGCAGAGGTTGCTTTACGGAATCATTATAATCGGCCTGAGGTTAACGATGGTTATGAAATATACATTGAAGAAGGAAGACATCCCGTAATTGAGATAAATCTGGGGACGAATAAGTTTGTTCCCAATGATACTTTGTTGGATAGCGAAGATAA
This genomic stretch from Candidatus Omnitrophota bacterium harbors:
- a CDS encoding PAS domain S-box protein, with translation MWVPAFRKKALRSLFQNNQRFCHFFILNEDKLWEIRGASIHSTLDIKRKESPAGYFFAARLWDEDYINELARITRTKIKLVFSPKESIAASKATTARGLITFFRKLPSWDNQAAAYLQVEITSPFILALAGILKGDFFTFIIFFGFIFVVITLAIFRWVSHPLRLITRALNKNDAAHLEPLKDNKDEFGVLSRILTRFLSEKDGLQYEINERKKIESMLRESERRYRLLAENTKDIIWTTDLKLNFTYISPSCKEILGYLPEELINQPAGKILSPTSIIEAGRVLKEELLREILPQKDLGRFRRIELEHIRKDGSSVFCELIVTFLRDEKGKATGILGVTRDITERRRMEEELRESERSLRQAQKLAHLGSWKYVPSENKTIWSEEMFHIYGLTPKDEAPSFEVLKEMVYEEDRQNWLKMLDAARHSGRFHNFEYRIVRPDGQIRWLLAEQSIQPKTDDSPRIIYGTVLDITERKRYEEELLAAHNRLKSLQEQLIQAEKLEAVGRLAAGVAHEVKNPLGIILQAVNYLEEKSALGNQEILKMIKDNIRRADNIISSLVDFSRATKLTLAAENINAILENSVKLIQPRVRLENIEIIRQFQDKLPFVLVDRIKMEQVFVNILVNAVEAMPEGGKIYLRTYKKRLDKPSLRIGDEKEDYFRINEDAVVVEIEDTGKGIAESELKEIFEPFFTTKCPDHGTGLGLAVSKNIIDLHKGLIEVKSKVGQGTCVIITLKIADTPSHTS
- a CDS encoding response regulator encodes the protein MPKKIRVLVVDDEEDFLRIAKLNLEESGRFEVMTLTSAKNLIENVHIFKPDLILMDLIMPGIGGIEACEMLNNDPLGQKIPIIVLSALDKDADKLAAYKKGAVGYLTKPIEKKDLIAKIEKALSTKIKDTP
- a CDS encoding V-type ATP synthase subunit K (produces ATP from ADP in the presence of a proton gradient across the membrane; the K subunit is a nonenzymatic component which binds the dimeric form by interacting with the G and E subunits) codes for the protein MGDLLGQFKDLGLGAVLAFSALGSGLGAGVAGMSAIGAWKKAFAQNKIAPFLMVAFVGAPLTQTIYGMILMNRMADLISQGSFLWGIGILSGLAMGISALMQGKAAAVACDALGETGKGFGNYIVVLGIIETVALFVMVFTLGILAKF
- a CDS encoding IS1595 family transposase; amino-acid sequence: MKRQCPKCGHHWAWKCKDNRFKCHKCRYIYTFKSIWDSFRISEKDKKKLLEYFVLGVPGYRLRFRTKISYKTIKRFFTVIRKLLSIREECCEPLTGEIECDETTFGGKRPGKRGWGACGKIIVFGILKRNGMIRVFPIAKRKNDIVQKLIQYHTKPGSLYYTDDWHAYATLALRGEHVVVSKEKGKPKGRDHINSIEGFWSYAKHWLYQYRGIPKKFFHFLFERNFV
- a CDS encoding CpaF/VirB11 family protein is translated as MEGLNVKPANIIIAGGPGSGKTTLLNALFSFIPAKERIIVIEDTLRMRPDRVIVGEVRGKEAQDLMTAMNIGKYCMGTLHASTPRETVIRLESEPMNVPSVLVNLVDVFVVMRRYKIDGEIKRVIGEVAETAFLEGTSDGYAQFGITW